One window of the Trifolium pratense cultivar HEN17-A07 linkage group LG2, ARS_RC_1.1, whole genome shotgun sequence genome contains the following:
- the LOC123910568 gene encoding uncharacterized protein LOC123910568: MDGTNRGEAERWLYTANKLLSARDLHGARSFAIRARESDPRFEATELLIAVIDTLLAGEARIKEHLDYYAVLQIIRYTQNIEYIADQYRRLAILLDPNRNPFAYAAHAFSLVHDAWSIFSNPHKKAIYDEQLHFLTQPPPPQQQQQQQQPIQPPPQQQQQFFQPPSPPPPQQPQQPQQIQPPHPQVQVNHNQSHNQRKNPRSTNEDRVIYEEQNNGPSYDNADEPTGPRPRPEPAVDRQGGTDGGSFWTACPYCFGMFEYPKVYEDCTLRCQNCRRGFHGLAVRAPPELSEDDGGKDGGSFCSFGYFPLGFTGNFKDISGSTSEWNPISPLFPCPGNSKKNARKGPVSYYDHDTCAAFAELSDETEDDTDDDDWRNGNGTSGKKTSRRRRRRRRTFGGGAGDERRPVDRPRRVVQNGNAGNDNGGDSDNVVDGEAVDAASAPRMLSNVEASKRAVLSGSRRRGAGNLGKLDLNVEFSNEVEEAAAAGMKEGHVNGTGNAEDNIEGIGFFEGLDEFLNSLPILNVVADDKVKCH; this comes from the coding sequence atggatggAACAAACAGAGGAGAAGCTGAACGATGGTTATACACAGCAAACAAACTTCTCAGCGCGCGTGATCTACACGGTGCCCGTTCATTCGCTATTCGGGCAAGAGAATCCGACCCGAGATTCGAAGCAACGGAGCTTCTTATCGCCGTTATCGATACTCTGTTAGCCGGTGAAGCGAGGATCAAAGAACATCTTGATTATTACGCCGTTCTTCAAATCATTCGTTATACTCAGAACATTGAGTATATCGCTGATCAATATCGCCGCCTTGCTATCCTCCTTGACCCTAATCGGAACCCTTTCGCTTATGCTGCTCACGCTTTTTCACTTGTTCATGATGCTTGGTCGATTTTCTCAAATCCGCATAAGAAAGCTATTTATGATGAACAGCTTCATTTTCTTACTCAACCGCCACCACcacagcagcaacaacaacaacaacaaccgaTTCAACCACCGCCGCAACAGCAACAGCAGTTTTTTCAACCTCCTTCACCACCGCCGCCGCAACAGCCGCAACAGCCGCAACAGATTCAACCTCCTCATCCTCAGGTTCAAGTGAATCACAATCAAAGTCACAATCAGAGGAAAAACCCTAGGTCAACTAATGAAGACAGGGTAATTTATGAGGAGCAGAACAATGGGCCGAGTTATGACAATGCTGATGAGCCTACTGGGCCTAGGCCCAGGCCTGAGCCTGCTGTGGATAGGCAGGGTGGAACTGACGGTGGAAGTTTCTGGACAGCGTGTCCTTACTGTTTTGGCATGTTTGAGTATCCTAAGGTTTATGAGGATTGTACTCTCCGGTGTCAGAATTGTAGGAGGGGGTTTCATGGGTTGGCCGTGCGGGCACCGCCAGAGCTTAGTGAAGATGATGGGGGGAAAGACGGCGGTTCGTTTTGCAGCTTTGGGTATTTTCCTTTAGGATTTACTGGAAATTTTAAGGATATCAGTGGGTCGACTTCGGAATGGAACCCTATTTCTCCTTTGTTTCCTTGCCCTGGTAATTCCAAGAAGAATGCTAGGAAGGGGCCTGTTAGCTATTATGATCATGATACATGTGCGGCGTTTGCGGAGCTTTCGGATGAAACTGAGGATGAtactgatgatgatgattggaGGAATGGGAATGGTACCTCAGGGAAGAAGACGAgtaggaggaggaggaggagaagaAGGACTTTTGGTGGCGGTGCTGGTGATGAAAGGAGACCGGTTGATAGGCCAAGGAGGGTGGTTCAGAATGGTAATGCTGGAAATGATAATGGTGGTGATAGTGATAATGTGGTTGATGGTGAGGCTGTTGATGCTGCTTCTGCGCCTAGAATGCTGTCGAATGTTGAAGCTAGTAAGAGAGCTGTGTTGAGTGGTTCTAGGAGGAGGGGTGCTGGAAATTTGGGTAAGTTGGATTTGAATGTGGAGTTTAGCAATGAggtggaagaagctgctgctgcTGGAATGAAAGAAGGGCATGTGAATGGGACTGGAAATGCTGAGGATAATATTGAAGGAATTGGGTTTTTTGAAGGGCTTGATGAGTTCCTTAATAGCTTACCAATTCTTAATGTTGTTGCAGATGATAAGGTTAAGTGTCATTAG
- the LOC123910569 gene encoding beta carbonic anhydrase 5, chloroplastic-like, producing MAIPSSISDPFASKFLPSSISDPFASSYQPSRISVPVKIEQTQLTTLRRSHCSTLKASMGSPGFTQQLNNNKLETLADVKDDRGDIFNDLKDRFLSFKKNVYMANPEQFENLAKVQVPKFMVIACADSRVCPSSILGFQPGEAFTIRNIANLVPTFESGPSEVNAALEFSVNTLQVENILVIGHSCCGGIRALMGMEDDGNTSFIKSWVTNAKNARVKTKAAASNLDFDGQCSHCEKVSINHSLVNLLTYPWIKEKVEKEELSIHGGYYDFVNCSFEKWTLDYRGTKLEENGRIAIKNKVFWY from the exons ATGGCCATTCCTTCTTCAATCTCTGATCCCTTTGCTTCCAAGTTTCTACCTTCTTCAATCTCTGATCCCTTTGCTTCCAGTTATCAACCATCAAGG ATCTCTGTTCCTGTGAAAATTGAGCAAACCCAATTGACAACATTAAG GAGAAGTCATTGTTCTACTTTAAAGGCTTCAATGGGGTCTCCAGGATTCACCCAGCAACTTAACAACAACAAGTTAGAGACTTTAGCCGATGTTAAAGACGACCGTGGTGATATATTTAATGATCTAAAGGATAGATTCTTAAGTTTTAAGAAGAATGTATACAT GGCAAACCCTGAACAGTTTGAAAATCTTGCCAAGGTTCAAGTGCCAAAG TTCATGGTTATTGCCTGTGCAGATTCTAGGGTATGTCCTTCAAGTATTTTGGGATTTCAACCAGGAGAAGCATTCACAATTCGCAATATTGCTAATTTGGTTCCGACCTTTGAG AGTGGACCCTCGGAAGTAAACGCTGCATTAGAATTCTCCGTAAACACTCTTCAG GTTGAGAACATCTTGGTCATTGGCCACAGCTGCTGTGGTGGTATACGCGCCCTTATGGGTATGGAAGATGATGGCAATACAAG CTTTATAAAAAGTTGGGTTACTAATGCGAAGAATGCAAGAGTAAAAACCAAGGCTGCTGCTTCCAACCTCGATTTTGATGGCCAATGCTCACATTGTGAGAAG gtATCAATTAATCATTCCTTAGTAAACCTACTTACGTATCCCTGGATCAAAGAAAAGGTGGAGAAGGAAGAACTCTCTATTCATGGTGGTTACTATGACTTTGTTAATTGTTCATTTGAGAAATGGACATTGGACTACCGGGGAACCAAACTAGAGGAAAATGGAAGAAttgctataaaaaataaagtattttgGTACTGA
- the LOC123910571 gene encoding protein PELPK1-like, giving the protein MASMNFWSLILALVLIAFSSMTNVEGARNIQKIHEVSKVDLPTLPTLPTLPTLPTIPNLGVPLVPNVPGIPTVPTIPQIPTVPIIPTVPQIPQIPGVPGVPIP; this is encoded by the coding sequence ATGGCTTCCATGAATTTTTGGTCATTGATTTTAGCACTTGTACTTATAGCATTTTCATCAATGACAAATGTTGAAGGGGCACGTAACATTCAAAAAATACATGAAGTTTCCAAAGTTGATTTGCCAACACTACCTACTCTACCAACATTGCCAACATTACCAACTATTCCAAACTTAGGTGTTCCATTAGTCCCTAATGTTCCTGGTATACCAACTGTGCCAACAATTCCTCAAATTCCAACTGTTCCTATTATACCAACTGTGCCTCAAATTCCTCAGATTCCTGGTGTCCCTGGTGTGCCTATACCATAA